The Candidatus Rokuibacteriota bacterium genome includes a window with the following:
- a CDS encoding helix-turn-helix transcriptional regulator, whose protein sequence is MAIGERYEGILRAAGEVIARRGFHQASIREIARAAGLSLAGLYHYVGGKEELLFLVLDRSLDRLIASLDSALAAARTPEGRLLALLQTHLDFGFHDAQALKIINRDYDLLSEPQRSEIATKRQSYLHRGLAVLRDLDPRGRSGDELLSATNLLLGMLNGIATRPFLRSAEDARALANQVGALFLYGFLETSADREGAPEGGLRRPA, encoded by the coding sequence ATGGCGATCGGAGAGCGATACGAGGGGATCCTCAGGGCGGCGGGCGAGGTGATCGCGCGTCGCGGGTTCCACCAGGCCTCGATCAGGGAGATTGCTCGAGCGGCCGGGCTGTCACTGGCGGGGCTCTACCACTATGTGGGGGGCAAGGAGGAGCTCCTCTTCCTGGTTCTCGACCGCTCCCTGGACCGACTCATCGCGAGCCTCGACTCGGCCCTGGCCGCAGCCCGCACCCCGGAGGGTCGTCTCCTCGCGCTGCTCCAGACCCACCTCGACTTCGGTTTCCACGACGCCCAGGCGCTCAAGATCATCAACCGCGACTACGACCTGCTGTCAGAACCCCAGCGGTCCGAGATCGCGACGAAGCGACAGTCGTATCTGCACCGAGGCCTGGCCGTGCTCCGCGACCTGGATCCGCGCGGCCGGTCCGGAGACGAGCTGCTGTCCGCCACCAACCTGTTGCTCGGCATGCTCAACGGCATCGCCACCCGCCCCTTCCTGCGCTCCGCCGAGGACGCCCGGGCCCTGGCGAACCAGGTCGGGGCGCTGTTCCTGTACGGGTTCCTTGAGACTTCCGCCGATCGGGAGGGCGCTCCCGAGGGCGGCCTGAGGAGGCCAGCATGA